One stretch of Schlesneria sp. DSM 10557 DNA includes these proteins:
- a CDS encoding DEAD/DEAH box helicase → MVIGCANATSLSLFHPVIQEWFRSRFAGPTEPQEQGWPQIVAGRDILIAAPTGSGKTLTAFLAAIDRLFQQAEQGCLGSEIRVVYISPLRALSNDMHRNLEQPLSEILALAEEMGLEIPPVRVGLRTGDTTAAQRAAIVRRPPHILVTTPESLYLMLSSPRSREALQSVETVIVDEIHALVRDKRGSHLAITLERLAALSNRPLQRIGLSATQRPMDRIARFLVGCGPKKERVETSIHVPRRRRRTGLLPFDDEVIVTLPSRNQLSLNEAASPTHDVHGPSDPTLPVILDIGHRRELDLAIEVPPSELGAVCMHEQWAEVNERIVELIQSHRATLIFVNTRRLAERLTHQLSELLGEDVISSHHGSLAYKHRHDTEQRLKSGQLKAVVATASLEMGIDVGYVDLVIQIGSPRNIATFLQRIGRSGHALGLIPKGRLFALTRDELFECMAIMRAIRAGRLDIVPIPVAPLDVLAQQIVAEVACQEYGTDQLFDLVRRAAPYSELTRYEFDRIIRVLSEGMTPGGERSRVFLHHDQVGRRVRARPGARMAAIANAGAIPEVFAIRVVTEEDHTVVGSVDEDFGTESQSGDIFLLGNTSWRIRYLRGGDLFVTDAGGAPPTIPFWRGEAPGRTYELSEEVSRLREDLESRIEDPAAAEEWLVLEAHVNLETAHQAVEYVRAQKAAIGLIPTIKRVVFERFFDESGGMQLVIHAPFGTRITRAWGLAMRKRFCRSFDFELQANADDDGIVLSLGPQHSFPLESMFPMLNPKNVQALFEQAVLVVPIFQNRWRWNATRALQVSRAKHGKKVPPALQRFRSEDLLTAVFPKLTGCQEHVVGDIELPDHPLVKQTMDDCLYEAHDMDALKEVLRRVEQGEIEFIARDTREPSPFSYELINANPYAFLDGGEVAERRARAVSTRRSLSVESVQDLGRLDPEAIFQVVLEAQPFVRNPDELHDALLSRILLSESEGVEWREFFHELATDGRATLVTCLTDESPLQQSHSESSGRKKGSGANLMTARSRRYWAATERVPAILAAFPGATLTPAVKVPAEVRHDWESTDARVAIVRGLLETCGPITGKGVSERTGITESQASAALEALEGEGVVLRGRFQQSPERGMDPDAGQLKIDAPDESGEGRHFPSETTTEWCHRRLLARIHRLTLDGLRKQIEPVGVEVYIRFLTRHHGVSWSHRRAGANGLFEVIAQLQGIDIPSVAWERDILPLRIDNYQSEWLDELCLTGEVGWGRLFPPPRNPEKSRPMANLTRVAPISLFLRQDAEWLCCRAPEMDVDELSSVARQVYSLLQQRGAMFAADLLVATRMLQDHLEDALGELVTRGILTADGFAGLRSLVGDKTTPSRKPSRLKVERKRTTKSAIGRWAIRSSHLENTTCPTDLAGGQGSVPAGTASIEGQAAEVRTPTEDARVRATRTAEDWAWQLLRRWGVVFRDLLAREDGAPPWFDLLQVLRRLEARGEIRGGRFIAGVAGEQFALADSVQQLRRLRDEGPTQELIVISAADPLNLVGIVTRQERVPRTASNRVAYLDGTPVAYLQGGEVYWLAQPPREAMPSILNRLRHSSLVSVDPASKSDLKACLQKN, encoded by the coding sequence ATGGTGATTGGCTGCGCAAACGCGACCTCCCTGAGTCTGTTTCATCCGGTCATCCAAGAGTGGTTTCGCTCCCGCTTCGCCGGTCCGACCGAACCCCAGGAACAGGGCTGGCCACAAATCGTCGCGGGACGTGACATTCTCATCGCGGCTCCCACAGGAAGCGGAAAGACTTTGACCGCGTTTCTGGCCGCCATCGACCGACTGTTTCAACAGGCAGAACAAGGTTGCCTCGGCTCGGAAATCCGCGTCGTCTATATCTCGCCCCTGCGGGCTCTCTCCAACGACATGCACCGCAATCTGGAGCAACCGCTGTCAGAAATTCTGGCTCTTGCAGAAGAGATGGGCCTCGAGATTCCACCGGTCCGTGTCGGCTTGAGAACGGGAGATACGACTGCGGCGCAGCGGGCGGCCATCGTACGCCGTCCTCCGCACATCCTTGTGACGACCCCCGAGTCGCTCTACCTGATGCTGTCGAGTCCCCGCAGCCGGGAAGCGTTGCAGTCGGTTGAGACGGTCATCGTCGACGAAATCCATGCGCTGGTGCGGGACAAACGGGGCTCACATCTGGCGATCACCCTCGAACGACTCGCCGCCCTCTCGAACCGTCCACTGCAACGGATCGGGCTGTCGGCGACGCAGCGTCCCATGGACCGGATTGCCCGCTTCCTGGTCGGATGCGGACCGAAGAAAGAGCGTGTGGAAACGTCGATCCATGTCCCCCGACGTCGACGCCGAACGGGACTGCTTCCGTTCGATGACGAAGTCATTGTCACGCTTCCGTCACGCAATCAACTGAGCCTTAATGAGGCGGCTTCCCCAACTCACGATGTTCACGGGCCCAGCGATCCGACGCTGCCCGTGATTCTCGACATTGGACATCGACGGGAACTGGACCTGGCCATCGAAGTCCCCCCCAGCGAACTCGGCGCCGTCTGCATGCACGAGCAATGGGCCGAAGTCAATGAGCGAATTGTCGAACTGATCCAGTCACACCGTGCGACCCTGATCTTCGTGAACACGCGCCGGCTGGCCGAACGATTGACGCATCAACTGAGCGAGCTGCTGGGCGAAGATGTCATCAGCAGCCACCATGGTTCGCTCGCCTACAAACACCGGCACGATACAGAACAGCGACTGAAATCGGGGCAGCTCAAAGCGGTCGTCGCCACCGCTTCGCTCGAAATGGGGATTGATGTCGGCTATGTCGATCTGGTGATCCAGATCGGCTCTCCCCGGAATATCGCGACGTTCCTGCAACGGATCGGACGGTCGGGACACGCTCTGGGACTGATTCCCAAGGGACGTTTGTTCGCGTTGACCCGTGATGAACTGTTCGAATGCATGGCCATCATGCGGGCGATTCGTGCAGGTCGTCTCGATATCGTCCCGATCCCTGTCGCGCCACTCGACGTCCTGGCCCAGCAGATCGTCGCTGAAGTCGCCTGCCAGGAATACGGCACCGATCAGCTCTTTGACCTCGTACGCCGTGCTGCCCCCTATTCTGAACTCACGCGGTATGAGTTTGACCGCATCATTCGCGTCCTCAGCGAGGGGATGACACCCGGAGGCGAAAGAAGCCGCGTCTTCCTGCACCACGATCAGGTCGGACGACGCGTCCGGGCTCGGCCGGGAGCCCGCATGGCCGCAATCGCCAATGCGGGAGCCATTCCCGAAGTCTTCGCGATTCGAGTCGTGACCGAAGAAGACCATACCGTGGTAGGGTCAGTCGATGAAGATTTCGGAACCGAAAGTCAGTCAGGTGACATTTTCCTGCTGGGTAACACCTCGTGGCGAATTCGCTATCTGCGAGGCGGAGACCTGTTCGTCACGGATGCGGGAGGGGCCCCTCCGACGATTCCCTTCTGGCGAGGAGAAGCCCCCGGACGAACGTACGAATTGTCTGAAGAGGTCTCACGCCTGCGTGAGGATCTCGAATCCCGGATCGAAGATCCTGCCGCTGCGGAAGAGTGGCTGGTGCTGGAAGCCCACGTCAACCTGGAAACAGCCCACCAGGCTGTGGAGTACGTGCGGGCTCAGAAAGCAGCGATTGGCCTGATTCCCACCATTAAACGAGTCGTGTTTGAACGCTTCTTTGATGAGAGCGGTGGAATGCAGCTCGTGATCCACGCCCCATTCGGCACACGCATCACGCGCGCGTGGGGCCTGGCCATGCGAAAGCGGTTCTGTCGTTCGTTCGATTTCGAACTTCAGGCCAATGCTGACGACGACGGCATCGTCCTTTCGCTGGGACCGCAGCACAGCTTTCCTCTGGAAAGTATGTTCCCCATGCTAAATCCCAAAAATGTCCAGGCATTGTTCGAGCAGGCCGTGCTGGTGGTCCCCATCTTCCAGAACCGCTGGCGCTGGAACGCAACGCGGGCCCTACAGGTCTCGCGCGCCAAACACGGGAAGAAAGTTCCCCCCGCCCTGCAGCGGTTCCGCAGCGAAGATCTACTGACCGCAGTCTTCCCGAAACTGACCGGCTGTCAGGAGCATGTCGTCGGGGATATCGAACTGCCCGATCATCCGCTGGTCAAACAGACCATGGACGACTGCCTGTACGAAGCCCATGACATGGATGCCCTGAAAGAGGTTCTGCGCCGTGTCGAACAGGGCGAAATTGAATTCATTGCGCGCGACACGCGCGAGCCGTCACCGTTCAGCTATGAATTGATCAACGCCAATCCCTACGCCTTCCTGGATGGGGGCGAAGTTGCGGAACGAAGGGCCCGGGCGGTGTCCACACGTCGCTCGCTGTCGGTGGAAAGCGTACAGGACCTGGGACGACTTGATCCGGAAGCGATCTTCCAGGTCGTGCTCGAAGCCCAGCCCTTCGTCCGCAACCCTGACGAACTGCATGATGCGCTCCTCAGCCGAATCCTGCTGTCCGAGAGTGAAGGAGTGGAGTGGCGAGAATTTTTCCACGAGCTGGCAACCGACGGTCGAGCGACACTGGTCACCTGCCTCACGGACGAGTCGCCTCTTCAACAAAGTCACAGTGAAAGCTCTGGCCGGAAAAAGGGATCCGGTGCGAATCTCATGACAGCCCGGTCACGGCGATACTGGGCGGCGACCGAACGCGTTCCTGCGATCCTCGCCGCGTTCCCCGGTGCCACTCTAACCCCCGCAGTCAAAGTCCCTGCCGAGGTCCGACATGACTGGGAATCGACAGACGCGCGGGTCGCGATCGTGCGAGGTCTGCTCGAAACGTGTGGTCCGATCACCGGGAAGGGCGTCAGCGAGCGGACGGGAATCACTGAAAGCCAGGCAAGTGCCGCTCTGGAAGCTCTCGAAGGTGAAGGAGTAGTCCTGCGAGGTCGATTCCAGCAGTCTCCGGAACGTGGAATGGACCCGGATGCGGGGCAGCTCAAAATCGATGCCCCGGACGAATCCGGTGAAGGCCGGCATTTCCCCAGCGAAACCACGACGGAGTGGTGCCATCGCCGACTGCTGGCACGCATCCATCGCCTGACGCTCGACGGGCTGCGAAAGCAGATCGAACCGGTCGGCGTTGAGGTGTATATCCGGTTTCTGACACGGCATCACGGAGTTTCATGGTCGCACCGTCGAGCTGGCGCAAACGGCCTGTTTGAAGTGATCGCACAACTGCAGGGAATCGACATTCCCTCGGTGGCATGGGAACGGGATATCCTCCCGCTGCGGATCGACAACTATCAGTCGGAATGGCTGGATGAACTTTGCCTGACGGGCGAGGTCGGCTGGGGTCGCCTCTTCCCCCCGCCTCGCAATCCCGAAAAGTCCCGACCGATGGCCAACCTGACGCGCGTCGCCCCCATTTCGCTATTCCTGCGGCAAGATGCCGAATGGCTCTGCTGCCGCGCTCCTGAAATGGATGTCGACGAACTGAGCAGCGTGGCCCGGCAAGTCTATTCCCTCCTCCAGCAGCGTGGAGCGATGTTCGCCGCCGATCTGCTGGTCGCAACGCGGATGCTGCAGGATCATCTGGAAGATGCCCTGGGTGAGTTAGTCACGCGAGGAATCTTAACTGCCGACGGCTTCGCAGGGCTTCGGTCGCTGGTGGGTGACAAGACCACTCCGTCTCGTAAGCCAAGCCGACTGAAGGTTGAGCGTAAACGAACTACCAAGTCCGCCATCGGACGGTGGGCCATTCGTTCCTCCCATCTCGAGAACACGACTTGCCCAACCGACTTGGCAGGCGGGCAAGGCAGTGTGCCTGCAGGTACCGCATCAATAGAAGGACAAGCGGCGGAAGTTCGGACTCCAACCGAGGATGCTCGTGTCCGCGCTACCAGGACGGCCGAGGACTGGGCGTGGCAACTGCTTCGTCGCTGGGGTGTCGTATTTCGCGATTTGCTCGCCCGGGAAGATGGTGCCCCACCGTGGTTTGACCTGCTGCAGGTCTTGCGGCGACTGGAAGCCCGAGGCGAAATCCGTGGTGGACGCTTTATCGCGGGGGTCGCTGGCGAACAGTTCGCTCTGGCAGACAGCGTCCAACAGCTACGGCGACTGCGTGACGAAGGCCCGACTCAAGAACTGATCGTGATTTCCGCAGCCGATCCGCTCAACCTGGTGGGAATCGTTACGCGGCAGGAACGGGTCCCCAGGACCGCCTCGAATCGCGTTGCCTACCTGGACGGAACGCCGGTCGCCTACCTCCAGGGGGGTGAAGTCTACTGGTTGGCACAACCACCGCGGGAAGCCATGCCATCCATTCTGAACCGGTTACGACACTCCTCACTGGTTTCTGTGGACCCCGCCAGCAAATCCGATCTCAAAGCCTGTCTGCAGAAGAACTGA
- a CDS encoding S8 family serine peptidase, with protein sequence MIRSIFITAICLFPVGRLVAGEPVEPLAFQHARVVDAWEAYSDVLTFGKNQTLALLDDGCKLSMPEWSTPVNGVPKVLVTYDSVDGDDDPRHEGRGYHGSTIGVPSSLNFMGKWGVAYNNQVAIIRGLECCHCNVADSLPLSRGLQWVIDHHKKYRITVVNLAPVDDLAHAKPVDTEIDDKLAQLRELGIWVSAPTGNHGFANGISWPACQPNCFAIGAVQPGEDVVTQDRDAKVDLVVPASATSSSNAILCGSVMLLSEAIEKTEYDWKSDGKNLPEAMLKIFQTTGKPVTDDATKLTFQRLDLKAALDHVFAHGKDPRASAKKQDQ encoded by the coding sequence ATGATCAGATCAATTTTCATCACTGCGATTTGTTTATTCCCCGTGGGCCGGCTGGTCGCCGGCGAGCCTGTCGAGCCGCTCGCTTTTCAGCACGCCCGGGTCGTTGACGCCTGGGAAGCGTACAGCGATGTGCTGACGTTTGGAAAAAACCAGACGCTGGCTCTTTTGGACGATGGTTGCAAGCTTTCGATGCCGGAATGGTCCACGCCGGTTAATGGCGTTCCCAAAGTTCTCGTGACGTATGACAGTGTGGATGGCGATGACGACCCCCGGCACGAGGGACGGGGCTACCACGGATCCACGATCGGCGTCCCTTCGTCACTGAACTTCATGGGGAAATGGGGCGTGGCCTACAACAATCAGGTTGCGATCATTCGCGGACTGGAATGTTGCCACTGCAACGTCGCCGATAGCCTGCCGCTCTCACGCGGACTTCAATGGGTCATTGACCATCACAAGAAATACCGTATCACGGTCGTCAATCTGGCTCCCGTCGACGATCTGGCCCACGCCAAGCCGGTCGATACGGAAATTGACGACAAGCTGGCTCAACTGAGGGAACTGGGGATCTGGGTGAGTGCTCCGACGGGGAATCACGGGTTTGCGAACGGTATTTCGTGGCCCGCCTGCCAACCCAACTGTTTCGCCATCGGGGCCGTGCAACCGGGTGAAGACGTGGTCACGCAGGATCGGGATGCCAAAGTCGATCTGGTTGTTCCTGCCTCCGCAACCAGTTCTTCCAATGCCATTCTTTGCGGATCTGTGATGCTTCTCAGTGAAGCGATTGAGAAGACCGAATACGACTGGAAATCAGACGGGAAGAACCTCCCCGAAGCCATGCTCAAGATTTTCCAGACAACCGGCAAGCCCGTCACCGATGATGCGACAAAACTGACGTTTCAGCGACTTGACCTCAAAGCGGCTTTGGATCACGTGTTTGCTCACGGAAAGGATCCTCGAGCTTCAGCGAAAAAGCAGGATCAGTGA
- a CDS encoding AAA family ATPase: MKTDGALHDVRSRIEAGYPLLFLRTNEEDRWERKLTELALETERNLVTWTITRGLQPDVSHASDNPVSATRLLELLLNFPEGHLFLLKDFHPYLTDPVILRRVRDLLPELVRQKKTLLLFGPVMQVPVELEKDSVRIELPLPGYEDLREQFDQTIGELHETAALSLVLDSDNEDRLIKAVMGLTSQEARRAWVRALKGRSRLDDDVFTLLIAEKRTLASGSDLLEFYDLEENVNDIGGLDQLKGWLSKRAEAYTPRAREQGVPLPRGVLLLGVQGCGKSLTARATARLLSFPLMRLDIAALLGAQRGESEKNMRTVLELVESIAPAVLWLDEIEKGFAGVEGDGTGAADATMLRLVGTFLTWMAEVQKPVFVVATANSVENLPPEMLRRGRFDELFFVDLPNFDERKHVLGIHLKKRGWKTEQFDLDDLARRTEGFSGAELEQIIVTALIDAFGKGRVLSQEELEQAWRTTVPLSVTMEDKIFALRNWAQDRCRRATSDSRVTAMLEAERRFDTGQRVVEADHQVPLAPWAQLAAAGQIKAAMVEYIRKGGEVLFWELVRDFQPYLEVTGEQGLASRSNPNTVLWSGMSQPLCELICELVTAKRIYIHPVDLERYKSANQGLRLPVLKEPTDEKIPRAAWLPASLRTAPHPIHSARLSRIGRMKLAGSGDRSA, translated from the coding sequence ATGAAAACTGATGGCGCCCTGCATGACGTAAGGTCCCGTATCGAAGCAGGCTATCCCCTGTTATTCCTCAGGACGAATGAGGAGGACCGGTGGGAGCGTAAACTGACAGAGCTTGCCTTGGAGACAGAGCGGAACCTCGTCACATGGACGATCACCAGAGGCTTACAGCCTGACGTCAGCCATGCTTCGGACAACCCCGTCAGCGCGACGCGACTGCTCGAACTGCTGTTGAATTTTCCCGAGGGTCATCTGTTCCTGTTGAAGGACTTCCATCCGTATCTGACCGACCCGGTCATATTGCGACGAGTGCGCGATCTGTTGCCGGAACTGGTCCGTCAGAAAAAAACACTGTTGCTGTTCGGGCCGGTGATGCAGGTTCCGGTTGAACTTGAAAAGGATTCCGTCAGGATCGAGCTTCCGCTTCCGGGGTATGAAGACCTGCGTGAACAGTTCGATCAGACGATCGGCGAATTGCACGAGACCGCTGCGTTGTCGCTGGTTCTTGACAGTGACAACGAGGATCGCCTGATCAAAGCGGTGATGGGGTTGACCAGCCAGGAAGCACGCCGCGCGTGGGTCCGTGCTCTGAAGGGTCGCTCACGGCTCGACGACGATGTCTTTACCCTGCTGATCGCTGAAAAGCGGACGCTGGCATCGGGGTCAGACCTGCTGGAATTTTATGACCTCGAGGAAAACGTCAACGACATTGGCGGGCTCGACCAGCTCAAAGGATGGCTTTCCAAGCGGGCCGAAGCGTACACGCCGCGAGCCCGTGAGCAGGGGGTGCCCTTACCGCGTGGCGTGTTACTGCTCGGGGTCCAGGGCTGTGGAAAAAGCTTAACCGCGCGCGCCACCGCTCGGTTGCTCAGTTTTCCCTTGATGCGTCTGGACATTGCAGCGCTGCTGGGGGCTCAGCGTGGCGAGTCTGAAAAGAACATGCGGACGGTACTGGAACTGGTCGAATCCATTGCACCCGCGGTGTTGTGGCTCGACGAAATCGAGAAAGGTTTCGCCGGGGTCGAAGGGGATGGAACGGGAGCCGCCGACGCAACGATGCTCAGACTGGTCGGGACCTTTCTGACCTGGATGGCCGAAGTACAGAAGCCAGTTTTCGTTGTTGCCACGGCAAACTCGGTCGAAAACCTCCCACCGGAAATGCTGCGCAGGGGGCGGTTCGACGAACTCTTCTTCGTCGATTTACCCAACTTTGACGAACGAAAGCATGTCCTCGGCATTCACCTCAAAAAACGGGGATGGAAGACCGAGCAGTTCGATCTGGATGACCTGGCGCGGCGAACCGAGGGGTTCAGCGGGGCGGAACTGGAACAGATTATTGTGACGGCCTTGATCGACGCGTTCGGCAAGGGACGGGTCCTGTCGCAGGAAGAACTCGAACAGGCATGGCGGACGACAGTTCCTCTGTCGGTCACGATGGAAGACAAAATTTTTGCGTTGCGAAACTGGGCTCAGGACCGCTGCCGCCGGGCCACGTCAGACAGCCGGGTCACCGCCATGCTCGAGGCAGAGCGCCGGTTCGATACCGGTCAGCGGGTGGTCGAAGCAGATCACCAGGTCCCGCTTGCACCCTGGGCTCAACTTGCCGCGGCAGGGCAGATCAAGGCCGCGATGGTCGAATACATCCGCAAAGGGGGAGAAGTTCTGTTTTGGGAGCTCGTGCGGGACTTCCAGCCGTATCTTGAAGTCACTGGAGAACAAGGGCTGGCGTCTCGATCGAACCCGAATACGGTCCTGTGGTCAGGGATGAGTCAGCCACTTTGCGAGTTGATTTGCGAACTCGTCACGGCGAAACGGATCTACATCCATCCTGTCGATCTGGAACGCTATAAGTCGGCGAACCAGGGACTGCGACTTCCGGTGCTTAAAGAACCGACCGACGAGAAAATTCCCCGCGCCGCGTGGCTCCCTGCTTCACTCCGAACGGCCCCCCATCCCATCCACAGTGCCCGGCTGTCCCGAATTGGACGGATGAAGCTGGCGGGAAGTGGCGATCGCAGCGCCTGA
- a CDS encoding GDSL-type esterase/lipase family protein, producing MKTYTRWLPHVGVTLLVVAMSGLGYLTTCSLLKAQDQKEKTGLEIPATDAGLPGAGPIRRADWFRDLWMQRRTAWSKRVEADQNALVFLGDSITQGWGDDIGGQFPGVKVANRGISGDTSRGILIRLRDDVLSLNPAGVVMMFGTNDIGEKADPKDVAGNMKLIIAKLKAHNPKMPIVLCQIFPSSATVSRPADKIQETNRLYAEVVKGDPQVTLIETWPLFADEKGDAKAVEFPDLLHPNEIGYAKWAAALRPILATLNFIETTDDDFALEEGYVSLFNGKDLTGWGIRDPQSLAPKASVDGKEVTPDGRYLARHGRLIIATPPEGRRGQELWTTREFGKDFVLKLEFRATPNADSGVFIRKPQLQCRDYPLAGPYKNLTKYRPQEWNELVVTVKGNVAHCTCNGEVLEDALQLPASGPIGLEGDRGQMEYRRIRIKEAN from the coding sequence ATGAAAACGTACACGCGCTGGTTGCCGCATGTCGGTGTGACTCTTCTTGTCGTCGCCATGAGCGGTTTGGGATACTTGACCACTTGTTCCTTGCTGAAGGCCCAGGATCAGAAAGAAAAAACGGGACTGGAGATCCCTGCAACGGATGCAGGGCTGCCGGGTGCGGGACCGATTCGCCGTGCGGATTGGTTCCGTGATCTGTGGATGCAGCGGCGAACGGCGTGGTCGAAGCGGGTTGAAGCTGACCAGAATGCGCTCGTTTTTCTTGGTGACTCGATTACTCAGGGATGGGGGGATGACATTGGGGGCCAGTTTCCGGGGGTGAAAGTGGCCAACCGTGGCATTAGCGGTGACACGTCACGAGGCATCCTGATCCGACTCCGTGATGACGTGCTGTCTCTCAATCCTGCAGGCGTCGTCATGATGTTTGGGACGAATGATATCGGTGAGAAGGCCGATCCCAAAGATGTCGCCGGTAACATGAAACTGATCATTGCGAAGCTCAAAGCCCATAATCCCAAAATGCCGATTGTGCTCTGCCAGATTTTCCCCAGTTCGGCCACCGTCTCTCGCCCTGCTGACAAGATTCAGGAGACCAACCGGCTGTATGCCGAGGTCGTCAAAGGGGATCCCCAGGTGACTCTCATTGAGACCTGGCCTTTGTTTGCTGATGAGAAGGGGGATGCGAAAGCGGTCGAGTTCCCCGACCTGCTGCATCCCAATGAAATTGGCTATGCCAAATGGGCCGCCGCCTTGCGTCCGATCCTGGCAACGCTCAATTTCATCGAAACAACCGATGATGACTTTGCACTTGAAGAGGGGTACGTCAGTCTCTTCAACGGAAAAGACCTCACTGGCTGGGGGATTCGGGATCCTCAATCGCTGGCCCCGAAAGCCAGTGTTGATGGCAAAGAGGTAACTCCGGACGGTCGCTATCTCGCCCGGCACGGACGCCTGATCATTGCCACTCCTCCTGAAGGACGCCGCGGCCAAGAGTTGTGGACGACGCGTGAGTTCGGCAAGGACTTTGTCTTGAAGCTCGAGTTCCGGGCCACTCCGAATGCGGACAGCGGTGTCTTCATCCGGAAGCCTCAACTGCAATGCCGCGACTATCCTCTGGCGGGACCCTACAAGAACCTCACGAAGTACCGGCCGCAGGAGTGGAACGAACTGGTGGTCACGGTCAAAGGAAACGTGGCACACTGCACCTGCAACGGAGAAGTCCTGGAAGATGCTCTGCAACTGCCGGCATCGGGTCCGATTGGACTGGAGGGGGATCGGGGTCAGATGGAATACCGACGCATTCGCATCAAGGAAGCAAACTGA
- a CDS encoding DUF309 domain-containing protein: MTTLAKQGRANPEASEPQTRSRMMLTPPDEVAPRLLPSTELPAYTYVPGTDTPHPYRDARGHSYQRKQPSPKMLTPTNWFENRHYLLALDYFNHGYYWESHEDWERLLRTTGSDSAVGRFLKGLVKLSAAGVKVRENSIHGVRRHAASAGEVFADVAAEVGTEYFCGLEFTTLQFAADRAAQINYSDKLGSPRQPTRVFPFVLNTEPFTIS; encoded by the coding sequence ATGACCACACTCGCGAAACAAGGACGTGCAAACCCTGAAGCCAGCGAACCGCAAACCAGAAGCCGGATGATGCTTACCCCCCCTGACGAAGTTGCTCCCCGCCTGTTACCGTCAACTGAACTCCCGGCTTACACCTACGTTCCTGGTACAGATACACCGCACCCTTACCGCGATGCTCGAGGTCACAGCTATCAGCGTAAACAGCCTTCTCCCAAGATGCTGACCCCAACCAACTGGTTCGAAAATCGCCACTACCTGCTGGCGCTCGACTACTTCAACCACGGTTACTACTGGGAATCGCACGAAGATTGGGAGCGATTGCTGCGAACAACCGGATCGGATAGCGCCGTCGGACGATTTCTCAAGGGACTGGTCAAGCTTTCGGCAGCAGGTGTCAAGGTTCGAGAAAACAGCATTCATGGCGTCCGACGCCATGCCGCCTCCGCTGGCGAAGTCTTTGCAGACGTCGCAGCAGAAGTCGGAACGGAATATTTCTGCGGTCTCGAATTCACGACCCTGCAATTCGCCGCTGATCGTGCCGCCCAAATTAACTACTCGGACAAACTTGGCTCACCCCGTCAGCCCACCCGCGTCTTTCCGTTTGTCCTGAACACAGAACCCTTTACGATTTCCTGA
- a CDS encoding RbsD/FucU family protein, translating to MLKKIPPIISPELMSVLMRMGHGDEIVIADGNFPAESCAQRVVRADGHGGVEILDAIMKFFPLDTFVDHPASVMQPVDAGASDPPIWAEYRKVLSKHEGREIELRPIERFRFYDFAKSAYAIVATGETAVYANVILKKGVVIADEN from the coding sequence ATGCTGAAGAAGATTCCTCCGATTATTTCGCCTGAGCTGATGTCAGTCCTGATGCGCATGGGGCACGGCGACGAAATTGTGATTGCTGATGGAAATTTTCCTGCCGAGAGCTGTGCCCAGCGAGTCGTGCGCGCTGATGGTCATGGCGGCGTCGAGATCCTCGATGCCATTATGAAGTTTTTCCCGCTGGATACGTTCGTTGATCATCCCGCCAGTGTCATGCAACCCGTCGACGCGGGAGCGTCAGATCCCCCGATCTGGGCCGAATATCGCAAAGTGCTGTCGAAGCATGAAGGTCGCGAAATCGAACTCCGGCCCATCGAACGATTTCGGTTCTACGATTTCGCCAAGTCGGCCTACGCGATCGTCGCTACTGGCGAAACTGCGGTTTATGCGAACGTCATCTTGAAGAAGGGGGTCGTGATCGCAGATGAAAACTGA
- a CDS encoding SufE family protein, with amino-acid sequence MQNFVTDSSCRTRPSVTAGVVSRQPGTFRRARWTPWLAPSRVAGTSGVAYNFHSAPVKLHSTEMPAYVDRSENTGFQDGLPSIPSKIAISMRLNELISELDDLEPEEKLQWLVEFADELPAVSPEKRVVPFPESCRVQECQTPIHLWVGTQEGKIHLEADVPAKSPTVRGLVALVVCGLQGEPVSAALSLPDDMVAHVGLDAVLGMTRQQGFRGVIARIKRELQDSQPS; translated from the coding sequence ATGCAGAACTTCGTCACGGATTCTTCCTGCAGGACACGGCCGAGCGTCACCGCTGGCGTCGTCAGTCGGCAACCCGGCACCTTCCGGAGGGCTCGGTGGACCCCATGGCTGGCACCGTCCCGGGTGGCCGGAACCAGTGGTGTGGCCTATAACTTCCATTCGGCCCCTGTAAAATTGCACTCGACCGAGATGCCCGCGTATGTCGACAGGTCCGAGAATACCGGCTTTCAGGACGGACTGCCCTCCATTCCCAGCAAGATTGCGATTTCCATGCGATTGAACGAACTGATTTCGGAACTGGACGATCTTGAGCCGGAAGAGAAACTGCAATGGCTGGTTGAATTTGCGGATGAGCTGCCTGCCGTTTCTCCCGAAAAACGAGTCGTGCCGTTCCCGGAATCCTGCCGTGTCCAGGAATGCCAGACCCCTATTCATCTGTGGGTTGGTACGCAGGAAGGAAAAATCCACCTTGAAGCCGATGTCCCCGCCAAATCGCCGACGGTCCGGGGACTGGTAGCACTGGTCGTTTGCGGACTGCAGGGTGAACCCGTTTCGGCGGCGCTGTCCTTGCCGGACGACATGGTGGCGCACGTCGGTCTGGATGCCGTGTTAGGGATGACGCGACAGCAGGGATTTCGCGGCGTCATCGCCCGAATCAAGCGGGAACTTCAGGATTCCCAGCCATCTTAA